The genomic interval CCCAGTTCAGGCTATCATTCACCAGATTTGGGAATTGCAATTTTACATGGCTGTTGGAGACAAAAggtaaaacatttaaaattcagaCAGTGAAGTGCTGTGGCCAGATACAAGCAAACAGCAAGCACCGAAAAAAGAGAAAAGCGTCTCACAGTTGGGAAAACTTGTGGAGTCATGCTGGCTTCAAAGGACagcacactgcagctgcaggcatGGTGTTTGACACTCACTAAAATGCTGAGGTGCTTTTTCGTTCTTGAGGAAGGATTTGAAACAAGCAGCTTTGCTGGaatccagcacagcagtgggCTAGGATTTGCCCACAGGTCTTGTGGGATGTTTAATCCAGGTTGCAagggctgagctgtgggagAGTTGTGAGGCTGCTCCTTTCCAGCTGATGTGTGTTGCAGGCGGGTTTCTGAcctcagctccatccccagccagCTTGGGCTCCCTGGATGCTCCATGAGCGTGTGCCTGTCTTTGCCAGCTTCCATCAATGAAGACGAGCAGGGCATCATCCCACGAGCCATGGCTGAGACCTTCAGGCTCATCGATGAGAATGACCTGATCGACTACACCGTCCGAGTGTCCTACCTGGAAGTGTACAAGGAGGAGTTTCGGGACTTGCTGCAGGTGGATACAGCCAGCAAAGACATCCAGATCCGGGAGGATGACAAGGGGAACATTGGTATGTGTGGCTCTGCACTGGCTCTTTTTCTCCCCATGTTATAGGCCAGAGCTGGGTTATCTATCCATGAAAGCAGAGCCAGATCTTGCCCCTCCATCCCTTTGTCTCGTGCAGCAGTTTGCTGTGCTTAATCTTGAAAGCTGGTCTGGGCAAGGCCCAGTACGGGCAGGGTGACAGCACCAGGCTGTGCCGAGGAGCTGCATCCTCAGGCAGCCCATCCctcccagccacagctgcctttgCTTTGCAGTGCTCTGCGGTGTGAAGGAGTCAGAAGTGGAAGGGCTGGACGAGGTGCTGAGCCTGCTGGAGATGGGGAACACAGCCAAGCACACGGGAGCCACCCACATCAACAGGCAGTCGAGCCGCTCGCACACCATCTTCACGGTGACCATGGAGCAGCGGCGCGGGGCTGGCCGGCTGCCCCTGCACCACCGCCCCCCCGCTGTGCCCGCCGCCGGACAGGTCCTGGTGTCCAAGTTTCATTTTGTGGACCTGGCGGGCTCAGAGCGAATTGTGAAGACGGGAAACACAGGGGAGAGGCTGAAGGAGAGTATCCAGATCAACTGTGGCCTCCTGGCCTTGGGCAACGTCATCAGTGCCTTGGGAGATCCTCGGAGAAAGACCACCCACATCCCGTACAGGGACTCCAAAATCACCAGGTACCACTGGGAGCAGGACCCCCCACGTCTCATGGGCTCAGCTTACAGGTCTGCCCTCTCTGTGGGTTTTTCTGTAGGGAATCTTGAGGAGCAATGAGACCAGGATAGGAATGCAGGCCTAGCTTATTGCAGTGCTGGAGACAATGAGGCTTGCTAAAGCTGAGATGAGGTGTTGTTGTGGGTTatcctgcccttcctgcctgTCAGGGAATAAAAAATACTCCCATTAGACTTGTTTAATGGTCCACAGTTAGTTCTTAGCTTGGGCAGGTGGCCTTTGCAATCTCCAGCAGGACTCCTGGCAGTACATACCTAGCAGCGATCACAGGGTCAAGGACCTCCCAACTTCAGGAGTTATTTGGATGGAGACTTGCCATGGTGCAAACTGTTAATCCTCTGCTTAATGATTCCATTCACCTCACTGTTGCCAAACCAACTACAGAGCAAGGACATCATTTTCCTTGGGCTTAACCTCTGAAAAGTGTTGAAAACTTTCCGTTTCctgtattattttgtatttctgctaTTTTAATCCCTGTGCTCTTCCTTAGGATCCTGAAAGACTCTCTGGGGGGGAATGCCCAGACCGTGATGATAGCTTGTGTCAGCCCCTCGTCCTCTGACTTCGACGAGAGCCTCAACACGCTCAATTACGCCAACCGGGCTCAGAACATCCAGAACAAGGCGGTGGTGAACTGCCGCAAGGAGACGGAGCACATCGAGGAGCTCCACCTGCAGATAAAGAACCTGCAGAAGGCGCTGGAGCAGCGGCAGCGCTCCGAGACCCGCATCATCCACCGCTCGGGCAGCGCCAAGCGCGGCGCGCCGGACGCCACGGCCCGGCTGCTGGCCGAGTGCGCCCATTACCGCACCTGCACCGACGCCGCGCACCGGCTGCTCACGGAGCTCCAGGAGGACAGCAACCTGACCGTGGAGCAGATCCTGCGCGTCAAGGAGTGGCTGTGCGCCGTGGAGAGCGAGAGGAGCGAGCTGACCTCGGCCGGGCTGGATAGCGGCATTGAGAGCACCTCCATGGAAGAGCAGGGACCGGAGGCTCAAGGTTCAAAACTGGCAAAAGCCCAGGTAATTGTGGGGTGTTGCAGCTCTGAGGTACATACATCTCAtggccacagcagccccagcacagcatgATGGAAGGGTCAGGAGAGGCGGGGCAGGAGAAGTAACCTGTCCAGGAAGCCCTAGGGAGGCAGAAGGACATAGTcttcccagcaggcagggagaaaTTAgattcagctgcagctgagagaTTTATTGCATAGGAAGAATCTGGGTCTGCAGAGCTGTTGTGTCCTTGCAGAGATAGGAAGGGAAGGACAAATGCTGATGCTGCCTCTCTTTTATTTTGGGGATCAGGTGAGCACTGAGAAGAAGTGTGAGTCCATCAAAGATGAGCAAGTGGCCAAGCTACAGAGGCAAGTGGAACGCCTGGAGGAGGAGAACCGTGAtttcctggctgccctggaggATGCTATGGAACAGTATAAGCTGCAGGTAtttctgggctctgctctcttTGTAGGAACCTGCCCCACTCCTCTTCTTCCTGCCCAGGGGTGCTCAGCCCAGCTTTCAGGTTCCTCTGCAGTGGGTCTCAGATCAACTTATATGTAAccacatttttctcattttttcctagAGTGACaaactgcaggagcagcaggataAGATCTCAGAGCTGCACGTGCGCTTGGAGATGGCAATGCCAAACCTGTGTGTGCCAGGACTGCTGGAAAATCTTCACCTGGTCACTGCCAGCCAGAGACCTCACACAGCCCCGCTGGATGCTGCCCCGTCCCATGGCTTTGGTGGGGTTCCCTCTGGGCTGCTTCCTGAGCAGAATGGAAGAGCTCTTTGCAAGAAGGTGAGGGCATAAGGCCGTGCCACTGAAGAACTGCTGCCTCTTCACTTGGCTGCTCTCCACTGTAGGGAGAGCTTTTGCCCTGCTGTTCAATGGGATACTTGTCAGAAGTGTGGTTCAGAGGACTGTGCTCAGTGTTCAAATTCAGAGTTTTACAACTCCGGCAAAAATAGCCCAGCTTCAAAACTGAGGCTTTTGCTTTCATGTTGTGGGTGAGTCCCAGAATTGTTCAGTGTTtgagcagcagaagcacaggcagctgggtCTGGCAACACCGGTTCTCTTGAAAATACACTCAATccattttgttgcttttatgTCTAGCAGTGATGCTCAGCTGGGAGCCGCTTTTTCTAACACTGGCTCTCACACAgcttgtttcttctctttccaaTTCTGTGCCCagaagctcagcagcagctcctccttgcAGAAGGAGGAACTGGCAGGCTGGCACCTGTGGATGCCAGCCtggtcagggagagagaaacagcAATCATTTCTCACAGTGGCATGTGAGAATTTTTAGGGAGTTGTAGGAATGTGTTAACTTGTTAGTCTAAACaatctgcaggtggtgttttctgttcctctcaAGGATGGTgtgtgagaaagatgtttttattaactaACCAATCAAATAGAATGTATCATATCAGTCTATTTAAGCCGAAGTTTCCTTTCCATTgaagccttcttttcttcctttttgcaCTGCGTCTCTCATCTGTTCTTGTGTCATTCTTGGTGCAAGGGTGACAGGCACCCGAACCACACACAGCACCTGACTGGTGATTCTGAGGTCAGAGAGGTGATGCTGAGGAGGGAGCTCAGCCAGGACTCAGAGAAGCCATCAGAACTGTCCTCAGGAGAAGAGATGGAGGAATGGGAACAGAAACAGTCCCTATCCCAGTGCCGGTGAgttggggctgtcccagccagcTGTCCCTCTgcgtgtccctgcccctggctgtGACCTGGCTGCCCCACcgctgcagctcagctctcatTTCTGATGTAGAGGCAAATGCTGCCTGTGGGGTCAGTGATGCTGCTGATACACCTTACTGCTCCTTGGGGAGCTCATTACCATCATTCCTGACCACAGCTATTGTTTCCATCTCCTTCTGAATCATGGATCATGGATCATGAGGGTCCTTACTGGGAACAGCTTTAGCAGTGCCCAGACCAAACTGATTAATTTGCTTCTCCTTCTAGAAATGGGATCCAAAATTTGAGCAAGAAAGAGATTTTCAAGTGGAGCGAGGAGCCAAGTGGAGGCAATGCCCACTCaatgcaggaggagcagggggagctgACAAAAGGCAAGTAACACCCATAGGTTGTTGGATAATCTTCCATGGGCTGGTGGTGCTTCACTGGAAGATCTTGATGTCCTACCTGGATGTGCCCAGAGGacaaaaaaggagcaaaaatgGAGCCCAGCTACTTTTGTTAGGGAGAAACTTGAACTCATAGGGTCTGGCAAGGGTGTATGCTATCGTAGAAGCTTCAGGTGACTGGGCAATGCTGTGCCAGACTCCAGCTACAGATCCAAGATCAGATTGCCATTCTGTCACCCATCTGCTATGATAGGACTTTCCTGACCTGGGAATCTGTGTTCCAGAAGTCTGTGGGAAGCGGGAGTCACTGCTTGGTTCCTGGGAGCGCCTGCCAGGGAAGGACTCTGAGTGGAGGCTGGTGCAAGCACAGCAGAAGATTCGAGAGCTGGCGATCAACATCCGCATGAAGGAGGAGCTGATCACGGAGCTCATTAAGACAGGTGCAGGGCTACTGGCAGGAATATGCACCCATTTGCCATGAAATCTCCTCCTACTTGTGGTGCTTAGTCTCTTACTCCATCCTCATCTTCTCTCTCTGTGTTGTTTGTGCTCAGTCTCTTCCCCTATAAGCAGCAGGGCCTTGTTTCTCCATCCCTCCAGCTGACAGAAACCCTTCCCACTGGTTTGTCCCTTCCCTGGAGTGGCTGAGGGAAAGGGAACATTCAGTCTCTGTAGCGAAAAATActtggggagagggaggaagggtCAGGATTCTGGCTGTAAGAGACGGGGCTGTGTTGCAGGCAAGGATGCCCAGGCTCTGAACAAGCAGTACAGCCAGAAGATCaatgagctggagcaggaagcagagcaggtgCGGGCAGAGCTGAGCGACAGCcagaagcagctccaggagctggaaggCAAAGAGCCGTGGGACCCTGGGGAGAAGCGCAAGCTGCAGGAGTACCGCACGCGCTTGGCGGCCGCGCGGAGCAAGGCACAGGTGAGGGGGAAGGGCTCGGCCCACCCCGGCGCTGAGcgggggcagagctgggggcatCTCTGCAAAGAGAGGAGCTGCCGAGGCCAAGGGTGGTTTTCACCCCCTGGCAGGTTCTGCGCAAGAAGAAGCAGGCGACAGAGAGGCTGGTGTCGCTGTCGGCGCAGAGCGAGAAGCGcgtgcaggagctggagaggaacatCCAGCTGATGCGGcggcagcaggcacagctgcagcgGCGGCTGCGCGAGGAGAGCGAGCAGAAACGGCGCCTGGAGACAGAGGTGAACAAGGGACAGCACCGAGTCAAGGTaggagagggcaggagcagctgtgctaCTGTGGGGTTTGTGAGGATGACAGTGGGCGGGCTCTGATGTGGTCTGTGATTGTCTTGGAGAGCATGGAGACAGCTCTATCCAAAgagctgtcccccagcccctgggcaaACACATCCCACTCCCCTCCatgctcagggctgctctttCACATGCAGGAACTGGAACTGAAGCACGAGCAGCACCAGAAAATCCTGCGCATCAAAACAGAGGAAATTGCGGCTTTCCAGAGGAAGCGGCGGAGTGGCAGCAATGGTTCTGTGatcagcctggagcagcagcaggtacaGACAGCAAGtctgcctctgctttcctgTTCAGAGGGGATGCTGGGCAGACTGCAGGCTGATGGGAGAGATCTGAAAACAGAGACCTGAGCCCATCTCACCCTTGAGAAGGACAGTCCATAATGTCATTTGCATCTAATAGCAGAGGACTTAAGATCTTCTCTTAGCCCAGAAACAGGATCTCATCTAAATGCTAGCACTGGTAAAAAAGTTTTGAAGTTTTGTCTGTTAGCAGAAGGGTGATGAGAGATGTGCCCTCCAAGAACTTGACAGCTGGGAATTTAGTTTAGCTCTGCCTTGTGGAGGAGATGGAAGGATAAAACCAGGAAGGATAGCCCAAAGTCTGGGCTATGGGGTTTAGCAGAGATGGAATAAGGACTCTTGTTCGGATCTCAACTCCACTGCTCTTTAGTCCAGCAGTCCTgggcattgctgctgctgtctgcacaCACGCAAGCCTTTTGCTTCTCCCTCCATCAGAAAATTGAGGAACAGAAGAAGTGGCTGGACATGGAGATGGATAAAGTTCTCGAGCAGCGCCAGGCCCTGGATGAACTGGAAGATGAGCTGAGGAAGCGGGAAGCTATTGTGGCCAAAAAGgaagccctgctgcaggagaagaaTGGTCTGGAAAGCAAACGGCTGCGCTCCAGCCAGGTAAGACAAGAGTGTGACACCTCAACCCTTTGCTTGATTTCCAGCAGAGGTGGAGGCTGGAAGACCCAGGTGCCATCCTGGGTCTGGCTGCAGGCCAGGATGAGGTGGCGTTGGGAAGTGGGTGGGAAATCTTGTCTCTATGAAAGAGTCTGGTTGTGCTGTGTCTCTGAGCTTGCTGGTTTGGTAGCCCTTGGCTTATGTCTGCCTGGGAGGGTCATGACCTAGAGAGGGAGTAGAACGGGGCTGAGGGCCTGACTTGCCTTCGGAGCAGATCCCCTTGAGCGTGCTCTGCCGCAGGCCCTGACAGATGACATAGTGCGCGTGTCCAGCCGCCTGGAGcacctggagaaggagctgagCGAGAAGAACGGGCAGCTGCGCCACGGCAGTGCCCACGACCAGCAGCAGATCCGCCAGGAGATCAACAGCCTGCGCCAGGAGAAGGACCAGCTGCTCAAACAGAGGCTGGAGCTCGACAACAAGCTGCGTCAGGGCACgctgctgtccccagaggtacctctgctggggctgggaagcaggaggctgTAGGAGAAATGTAAAGACTGAGCATGAGGTCATTGGCAGATTCTCCTCCACATCCCTAACTGTGCATGTCCCAGCTTCTCACCAGCACTGTTGACATGACAAGGAAGGCTAGGACAGGGTGAGACAGAGCAAACCCTTTGCTTCTTGGTAACaagagctctgccctggcaggaAGAACGGATCTTGTTCCAGCTGGATGAGGCAATTGAggctctggatgcagccatTGAGTACAAGAATGAGTCCATCACGTGCAGGCAGCGAGTCCTGCGGGCCTCGGCCAGCCTGCTGTCGCAGTGTGAGATGAACCTCATGGCCAAGCTCAGCTACCTCTCCTCCTCCGAGACAcgagctctgctctgcaagtACTTTGACAAGGTGGGAGACAACTGCCCTCTGTGCTGGTGGGAGCTGTATTTCACTTAGTGGCTGTTTGTGACTGCATTAATAGCCAGCCAGAACACATAATAACCATAACAGAGCTTGACCAGACTTGTTAACAAAAATGATGACCTAACCACACTCCTCTTCTCCTCAGTTTCAAGCTTTCTCCTTGCATCATATTGTAGTTTTGTCCTGTAAAGTAAGCCCACAAAGCCACAGCACCATGACCCCTAGCTGGGAGAAGGGTTTAACTAGTCATAGGAGGCATGGATCCCTGAAGTGGCTCTGCCACATCAGTGCAGCCACACCTTGCTCTTCCCTCCACAAGGCAGCTCTGACATCCCAGCACTGCTAATCTTCGTGAGCTGTACCAAAAAACTAACGTGACTGGGGCTCAGTGGGGCAGGAAATCTTCCCAGGCATGAAGGAGCTGAAGTGTTCCTTGCTCTTGGGCCCTGGCCAGGTGGTGACACTGCGAGAGGatcagcacaggcagcacattGCCTTCTCAGAGCTGGAgatgcagctggaggagcagcagcagctggtgtaCTGGCTGGAGGCGGCCGTGGAGCGCCAGCGCCTGGAGATGGACCGCCAGCTGACcctgcagcagaaggagcaCGAGCAGAACATGCAGttactgctgcagcagagccgtGGTAACCCCCAGCTCTCCAAATGGGCAGCAGTGCTAACTGCTTTTGTCTTTCACAGGGCTCCCAGGCTGAAATAGTCTTGTTTTTGCTTGTAGAGCACATGGATGAGGGGCTGGCCAGCAGCAAGCTGCAGTATGAGGCGAGGATTCAAgtgctggaaaaggagctgagCCGTTACATGCGGGCAAACCAGGAGCTGAACCAGAGACTGAGTAACATGAACCTCCATCCTGGACAGACCAAAGGTGAGAGGAAACCCAGGCTAGAGCTCTGCTGTTCTGCCAAATTAAAAGGGATGTTCAATTCCCATGCCTGGCAGTGAGAGAGAGCTTGGAGCAGTCCAGAGCAGTGCATGTGTAagtctttcagcagctgctatACAGGCACCAATTTTGAtgagaaaagtagaaaagtaGAGACCCTGATACTCTCCTCACTGTACCCTCAATTTttcccagcagggatggagaggagcattcatggggctggggacagagctgcccCTGAGCTTGGCACCTGTGAGGAATTCAGCCTCAGGGAGCAGCCCGTGCCTCCAGCTGCCGCTGAAGAGAGCCCTCGGGCCAGGGATGAGAGCAGGGACCTGGTGCACGCCCCTTTGCCCTCGACATGGAGGCGTTCCTCGCTGCCCAGCGACAGCCCCGGCGACCCTCggcagagggacacagagcaCTCGCTGAGAGCGGGGCAGCCCCACGAGCTGCTCCCACCACggagcctggctgctgctcccaaacCCCGCCGGGAGCTGCGCAGAGCCAGCCTGAACGTGAGCCCAGTGCCTTATCACCCAGCCATGATAGACGTGAGGAAAAACCCGCTCTAGAGCCGGGCTTAATGCtcacctggcacagggcagggagcagcaggtaTTGACCTGAGCTTGAGAGCCCTCCTGCCACACAAATCAGCCTGGTGACAACCCTGTTACATTTCAGAGGCctgaggaagagaaagatgTGACTTGTTGTCATGAGGGAGTTGAGTGTGTAAGGTGTGGGAGCACCAGCCTACATTCTTCATGTTGCTGTCAGTCGaagcttttcctctgctccctcagcagcttAAACACTGTGAAGCAGGAGACACTTTGCTTCCAGGCCTCTTAACACTAAAAACTTGTTTACAATGTGGAATTCTCAGCTGAAGAGCTTGCTCATCCCTGGCAGCCTCAGATGGAGATGCTCTGCAGTCCTGCAGAATTTGTACATAGCTTTTTGTAGTAACTTCGGGTTTTTTACATTTCTACTATAACTTTTCTAATAAAGCAGTGTGAGTTTTATGAAATGGTGACTTGTCAGAAGGGCCACTTAGTTCGGGCATGTAGGGAAGTTGTATTTAAGTCTCACTGCATGGGAAGTCAGCTGCTGTCACATTGTTGGCCTAATGTTTAAATATCTGTTTTGTTTAAGTAGCCCCAGCCACATCTAGTAGGCCTCTTACATTAAATTGCCACAGGAAGAACatctccagccagcagcagaatTGTCTGAAATGTCCATGATAAAAGGAACTCtggttctgtttttctcttgcagCCTCTAAGCTGCTTTAAGCAGCGTTTTCATATTGTTGAAAGAACTTCCAGTCTGGATTTAAGAGAGACTAAATACAATCCTGCAGCTTAACGCTGACAGCTCAGGAAGGTGGACTGAGTTTAACTCTGGCAGAGCAAGAAATGAAAGCCCAGGTATCTGCCTTAAGAAAGGCAAGGGGTAGGGGCAAAGGGCTGCTTGACCACTTGATCCTAAAAAACAAGCCACTGCTTCAGCCTGAAATGAGAACAGCTACCACAACTTAAGGAGTAACATACCAAGTTAAAAGCCAGCATTTGATATAACAACCACCTTCTGATCTCCTACATCCTTGACCTTAACTGTAGTGGTGTCAGTGAGGAGGAGATATTATTGAGGGCTCTGTATGTGGTTGAGGTACTCAAGATTAAGTTCAGACACTTCATTTCCTGCTGTTGCAAAGAACTTCAATAGGAAAAATAACAATCCATCCTCCTTGGAAGTAAGTAGCAAATTTGGAGCTCCAAGCTTGTGTAATGCCACATCCTTCAAGACGGTGCAGCTGTCCCAGAAGCAAAACAATCACTGTTAAGCACAGGATTCCATTCCTCTTCCCAGTGGGAAATTAACAGCTTTCCTGCAACAAATGGTGTGTCCAGGAAACAAGTTCCGCTCAATCCCATCTAGCCCCTCAAAGCCTTAAAGCCACCTAACAAACCTCTGGTTTCCCAGAGGTTTTAGGATGGCCTTATTTTAGGATGACCTTACACCATCTTCATAGCTCTCCACCTCCTGTGCAGTCAGTAGACACAGGGGTGTGAGTTCCCTGAGATCCTGCTATGCACAAACAGCTCACTATCGCAAGGGAAAAAATTCAGCCCTTCCAATATTATGCACAATTTTAGCCCCTTGTAGGCTACATCTTAGGCACTGaaccacagctcctgctgtctTCATGGGGTTAGAACACAAATGTGTCACAGGCTATTAAATCTCTATTTAATCCATGACTCAGTTTGGTAAAGAGTAGTCTTGAAACTGTCATTTTCAGTTATTCCATCCAAGTTTTACTTCTCAAGGACACTTCCCCAGCCAATTCTCTCTGGCTTACTGCAAGTTTGCAGAAAAGGACAATGAAGTCACTCCATCAGCATCTGCTTATCCAGCAGTAGCCAGGAGCGGATACACCAAACCACTCATGATCTACAAGGATGTTCCCAGTTAAAttatctttctccttttctgtacTCTTGGCACTTGGCTAATTAATTAATCCGCTTGTTATTTTCCCACTAAGCTGTGGCAAACTGGAAGCAATTAACAGAGGGATCCATTTAGTATCAGGACAAGACACAGCAGGAGCACGCAGCTTGTTCTGTACCCATTCGCCTCCAGCAtcctccttcctgcagcccacATCCCTCAAGTCAAATACCAATTCTGGATTAAAGGACACAATGAAAATTCCTATCAGTTTATTTTACAAGAAAGCTGTAGAAAAGTGACAATTCTCTCTCTTGACCTGGGAGAATTGGACCTTCAATTCAGAACTCACTCTAAGGTTCCACTAGCAAAAAGACCAAGCTAGGCTTTGAATGGATGGAAGACACCATACATTTTTAGAGTGGTCCTTATTTCTACTGCCATGTGCTTGCATCCAGTGTCCTACCAACACAAGGCAGCTCCAGTCTAGCACCAGTCTTTGTTAGAAGGTGTGTTGTACAGCTGGAATAATACAGTTTCCCATGCTGGCCTGGCTCTAAACTTCAGCTGAGCAGCTTTTTCCGTGAGTAAGTCCTGCTAAGGCGACGCTTCCTGGAAATCATGATGTGGAATGGAGACAGCTCCTGGTTGGCAGTAATTTGGACAGCATCAGATTCCTCTTCtacaaaaacagaaagaataCATGAAAGCCACAGTTTACCAGAATTCACTGGTGATTCCAAGAAGCCAAATACCAAGTGGAGACAACAAGAACTGGAAGTTGCAGTTCCCATGTAGCTACTCTCTTCATTCTGCAGCTATTCTTCTCTCCTTCCAAACTTCCCAGTTCATGCCAAGTTTCTTGTAAGCATGTGAGATCAAGACACTGAACACAGCAGTGGCAGGTACAGATTTTCTGTTCAGACCCCAACCCCCAGCACAGAATGATGTTGTTCTCACTAGCTGCAGGCaagcagagagcacagccagTGTGCTCGAGCCCAGCCTTTCCTCTCCCCTGTGCTTACCTTGAACACGCTTCCTCTGAGCTGGcggtggggacagcagtggaGACTGGGTCAGGGCTCGAAGGCTGCTGGCAGAAAGTCCACTCTTCAAGGGTGGAGTGGAGCCTGGAGAAGCACAATGAGATACTGCAGCAAAACCACTCAACAACTCAAATGTTAAGTCTCACACACAGCCTTTATGCTACCTCAAAAACGACATGAGTGTAAGTGATACTTAGAGtttatctgaaataaattctAGGCTGTCACAGTCTCAGACCACTAAAGCAGTGGTGTTTTAGCATTTGAGAAAGGTAAATGGCAGTCTGGAAGAGCTCTTAGCACATTTAGTTTTCTTAGCTGGTTTAGCAGAAAATCACTTCACTTGTATTAAACACAGGTAATTCACATTTCCTGGAAGAAAACTGCTACAACCACaatgatataaaaatacagacaCAAGGTACAGAAAGTCTCTTACAGGACCATCTTAAGACTAAGCATTGCTATTATGTCATGTCCTGAATACAGATTAATGTTGATTCAAGATTTGGCCTTTTTTCTGTGATGATGTTGAGCAAGACACTACCTCTGTATACAAATCTTTCCTCGCAAGAGAAAATACACACCAAACTTAGTGCAATGACTACAGAACAATACCTGCCACAGCCCCCTGTAATTTATACAACAATACTGGATTAAGTATTTGAAATTCACAAGGCCTTGTTTACAGAGCTGAACAGCCTGTTTCACCAAGGCTGGCTGAATTGTCTGTACccacagcaaaagcagagagGCAGCTTAAACCTATACACCTCCTGATACATTATTGCTAGCAAGGGAATAATTTCTGGTAGCACTTTCAAGTGGCCCaccagcacagagagagaaagctgGAGCAGCAATAAACACCAACATCCACAGGACCCCACCAAGACTCCAGTCTGAAGCAGTTAAACAGTCAAGCTTTACACTTAAAATTTTTGGCTCGTTGGCTTCGGAGCTGAATGCTGGGCGGAAACAGGCAGTGGCATCAACATAAACCTGAACAAATCACCAGCTGGTTGCAACTGTGATCCTCTCTCCTCAAGTTCTCAAAGTTCCCTTTTAGTTCCTCCAGCTTTCTGCTCTTTCATATTTCTCTGATCTCTCTTCCATCATTAATACTACTCATATCCAGTCTGCCTCTACACATAATTATCTTCCATGTCATCTACAAGTCAATTCCCTTTCACCTCACTCTCCCTCAGATAATTACATGGGAAATAACTGTGTTCttgttttattcttgttttatttaGTCTAACCCTCATTTTTAACCACATCTGAATTTCAATGGAGTGTCTTTCATGCCATTTAATTACCTGACAAAAG from Vidua chalybeata isolate OUT-0048 chromosome 13, bVidCha1 merged haplotype, whole genome shotgun sequence carries:
- the KIF7 gene encoding kinesin-like protein KIF7 isoform X2, producing MAAEAAVVRVAVRVRPLLPRETLRGHRPCLRSDAATGEVALGRRRFRFAAVLPEAAGQAAVYRACVQPLLRAFFRGFNATVFAYGQTGSGKTYTIGEASVASINEDEQGIIPRAMAETFRLIDENDLIDYTVRVSYLEVYKEEFRDLLQVDTASKDIQIREDDKGNIVLCGVKESEVEGLDEVLSLLEMGNTAKHTGATHINRQSSRSHTIFTVTMEQRRGAGRLPLHHRPPAVPAAGQVLVSKFHFVDLAGSERIVKTGNTGERLKESIQINCGLLALGNVISALGDPRRKTTHIPYRDSKITRILKDSLGGNAQTVMIACVSPSSSDFDESLNTLNYANRAQNIQNKAVVNCRKETEHIEELHLQIKNLQKALEQRQRSETRIIHRSGSAKRGAPDATARLLAECAHYRTCTDAAHRLLTELQEDSNLTVEQILRVKEWLCAVESERSELTSAGLDSGIESTSMEEQGPEAQGSKLAKAQVSTEKKCESIKDEQVAKLQRQVERLEEENRDFLAALEDAMEQYKLQSDKLQEQQDKISELHVRLEMAMPNLCVPGLLENLHLVTASQRPHTAPLDAAPSHGFGGVPSGLLPEQNGRALCKKGDRHPNHTQHLTGDSEVREVMLRRELSQDSEKPSELSSGEEMEEWEQKQSLSQCRNGIQNLSKKEIFKWSEEPSGGNAHSMQEEQGELTKEVCGKRESLLGSWERLPGKDSEWRLVQAQQKIRELAINIRMKEELITELIKTGKDAQALNKQYSQKINELEQEAEQVRAELSDSQKQLQELEGKEPWDPGEKRKLQEYRTRLAAARSKAQVLRKKKQATERLVSLSAQSEKRVQELERNIQLMRRQQAQLQRRLREESEQKRRLETEVNKGQHRVKELELKHEQHQKILRIKTEEIAAFQRKRRSGSNGSVISLEQQQKIEEQKKWLDMEMDKVLEQRQALDELEDELRKREAIVAKKEALLQEKNGLESKRLRSSQALTDDIVRVSSRLEHLEKELSEKNGQLRHGSAHDQQQIRQEINSLRQEKDQLLKQRLELDNKLRQGTLLSPEEERILFQLDEAIEALDAAIEYKNESITCRQRVLRASASLLSQCEMNLMAKLSYLSSSETRALLCKYFDKVVTLREDQHRQHIAFSELEMQLEEQQQLVYWLEAAVERQRLEMDRQLTLQQKEHEQNMQLLLQQSREHMDEGLASSKLQYEARIQVLEKELSRYMRANQELNQRLSNMNLHPGQTKGMERSIHGAGDRAAPELGTCEEFSLREQPVPPAAAEESPRARDESRDLVHAPLPSTWRRSSLPSDSPGDPRQRDTEHSLRAGQPHELLPPRSLAAAPKPRRELRRASLNVSPVPYHPAMIDVRKNPL